CCGACGAGTATCTCGACGCGAACGATCTGATCGGCGGCATCGCGGGCACGGTGCTTGCGCTGACGGTTGCGGCGCGTGCGCTCGGCAACGATGCGGCGCTGCTGTCCCGCGCGCGCGACGCGGCGCAGACGCTGCTCGCGCGCGGGATGCGGGACGCGCGCGGAACGCTCTCGTGGAGCACGATGCAGGACAAGCGCGCGAACCTCACCGGCTTCGCGCACGGCGCCGCCGGCATCGCGCACGCGCTGCTCGCGCTGCACGCGCTCGCACCCGAGCCGGCGCTGCAAGAAGCGGTTTCCGCGACGTTCGCCTACGAGCGCGGCGTCTTCGATCCGGCACGTTCGAACTGGCCCGACTTTCGGGTGATGCCGGGTCAGCCGCCCGGGCCGCTCGCGTTCGGCGTCGCCTGGTGCCACGGTGCAATCGGGATCGTGCGCAGCCGGCTCTTCGCCGAATCGCTCGGCGGCTTCGAGGTTTCCGGCGAGATCGAGGCGGCGCTGCAAACGACGGCGACCACCGCGCAGCTGTGGTCCCGCGATCCGAACGCCGACTTCACGCTGTGTCACGGCGTCTTCGGGATGGTCGACGCGCTCCTCGACGGCGTGCGCTCCGGACGCAGCGCGTACGCGCCGCTGCTCGCGACGGTCGTCGCCGAGGCGACGGAGCGCTTCGACCGCGGCGAGCGGCCGTGGCCCTCGGGGCTAATGACCCGCGAGCAGATCGACGGTTTGCTGCTCGGGACCGCGGGCATCGGCCACGTGTACTTGCGGCTCGCGGATCCGTCGCTCGAGCCGCTTCTCGCGCCCGGCGGTGCGCGCGCTTAGCGGTTCTGGTTGATGAACGCGTCGATCAGCGTGAAGACGCGGTCGGGCTGGTCGAACATCACGAAGTGGCGCGCCGGCGAGAGCGAGACGACTTGGAGTTTCGGCGCGCCGTTCAGCAACGCGCGGTAGTATTGGACTTTCTGATCCTCGGTGTACTGCACCGGCGAGTTCGCGAGGTCGGCCGCGTCGTACGGCGTGATCTCGAGCAGCGGGACGGAGATGTTCCCGAGCCCCGGGCGCAGGTCGGAGCCGAGATCTTCCTTGAGCCACTCCGCGACCGTAGCGGGATCGCTCTTCGCTTCGAGGTCGGCGAGCTGCGCGCCCAGCTGCTCGTCCAGAACGCCGCCGGGCCCCTTCATATAGCCTTTTTCGTAGTCGAGCAGCTGCTGGTGCGTCTCCGCGGCGATCTGCGTCGCCGCTTGTTGCGCGCCGGCGGCGCGCTGCTCCGCCGTGACGCGTTCCATCCCCGGAAAGATCGGCATGCCGTCGAGCGCGACGATCCCGCGCAGCCGGTCGGAATGCTGCTCGCCGAGCAGGATCGCGAGCGTTCCGCCCAAGCTGTGGCCGACGACGACCGGTCGCACGATCTTCTGCGCGCTCAGAAAGGCCCAGAAGTCGTTGGTGAAGCGGTCGAACAGCGGCGCTGGGGCCGGCGGGCGACCGTCGAAACCCGGCAGCGCGACCGCGTAGACGGTGTGGCGCGGGACCAGCCGCCGGATCAAGTCGTTCCACTCCCACGTCCCCACCGTGAGGCCGGGCAGCAGCACCACCGGATCGCCCGCGCGCCCGTAGCGCTCGACGTGCAGCGAGCCCGAGTCGTACTGCGCCTCGATCGGCGGCGCGGAGGGAAGCGAGGCGGCGGCGGCAGCAAGCGGTGTCGCGAGATACAAGGCGACTGCACAGGCGGAAGCGAGCGAACGAATAATCATTGACGGCGTCTATCGTTCGCCGGCGAAAAAGTTACCTCTGCCGAGGAAAGATCCGCGGCGTGGTCGGTCCTGTAGTCGTCCGCGGTGCGCAACGGTGCCAAGCGGTAGCGGCAACCGCGCCCGATCCGGCCGGCTGCGAAGCGTTCGCCGTTCTCACAGGACGGTGCCTCGGTCGCTACGGTCCACGGCGGCCAGGCGACGTTCTCGACGACGGCGCTATCATGATCGAGCTCCGTCATCGAGGTGAGGACCTGGCAGCTTACGCGGTCGGCTTTGCGCAGCGCTCCCGGAGTAACCGGCTGCCATACAACGCCGACACTAATGAGGCCGTCTGGCTTTTGCCATGCCTTTGCCAGCAGCAACGTGCGTCCGAGCAGAAATGTTTGGTGCGGTGCCGGCTCCGTAAAGTAGGATAGGCACGATCCGGAGGAGAGCGCAACCGACGCCTCCGACGGCACCGTGGGATTGAGGAAGTGCGCCGTGAGCGCCATCGCTCGTCCGATCGCGTGACGCTCCAGGCGCAGCCGGTTCGGAGTCGCCGGAACGCGGGGTGAAAAGAACGCGTAGCTGACCGTGCCACGTTCGCGCTTCGCGTCGGCGTAACCGGCGGCAAGCGCCCCACCGTTGCTGGGCAGCCGATTCCACAAGGACGGATAGCAGAGCGCAACGCCGGGATCGTGCAGCGCGACGCCAGAAAAAGCCTCGGCTTGCCTGGAGACGTCGCGCTCACCGGTCGAGACGAGCTCGCCGTCGCGATAGATCTGAACCCGGTATTTCCCGTTCATGTCGATGCAATCCGTATTGCCGGAGCTAAGCAGCTCCGACGTGTAATACGTGATCGAGCCGTTCTTGTGCTGAAATTTCACCGGGTCCAGCGAACGGGTCAGTTCAGGTAAGACGTACCAGGTGCTCCAATCTTTGTCGTATTTCCAAACAACCATTACGAGCGTTCCCGGTTCTTCGATCAAGGGGCGCCGATCCGGGATCCGCCAGCTCAGAACGCTCGGGGTTATGTCGAGAGCCGGCTGCGCCGGAAACGGC
The Candidatus Eremiobacterota bacterium genome window above contains:
- a CDS encoding alpha/beta hydrolase, translating into MIIRSLASACAVALYLATPLAAAAASLPSAPPIEAQYDSGSLHVERYGRAGDPVVLLPGLTVGTWEWNDLIRRLVPRHTVYAVALPGFDGRPPAPAPLFDRFTNDFWAFLSAQKIVRPVVVGHSLGGTLAILLGEQHSDRLRGIVALDGMPIFPGMERVTAEQRAAGAQQAATQIAAETHQQLLDYEKGYMKGPGGVLDEQLGAQLADLEAKSDPATVAEWLKEDLGSDLRPGLGNISVPLLEITPYDAADLANSPVQYTEDQKVQYYRALLNGAPKLQVVSLSPARHFVMFDQPDRVFTLIDAFINQNR